A segment of the Fusarium musae strain F31 chromosome 2, whole genome shotgun sequence genome:
AGCTCGGCATTTGGGCATCTACAGTAGCAACAAAGCACTTGACCTGATCGTTAGACAGTACGTAATTATCTGCGTCTCCTTTTCTGACTACTACACATTGGCCTTCTCTTTATATGCCTGCCATTATTCTCTTGTTACTAAGAACTAAACGACGAAATAGGGGCTGTTGATAGTTTACCTGTACTAAGTTGTCCATTCCTCTTTCTGTCTGACGTGCCCCCTCCTCACCAGCTAAGCTACCTCGATACGTGACAGGGTTGCCTCTGTACTGTAGTTTCAACTCCAGTCTCCGTGCTCATCTCCGACCTTTGGCTTTCCTAACCTCCATAACTACTCGGCATTCTTACATTCGTTTTCCCTCCTTCTTCGTCTCGCATCTTACCAACATGTCTTCCCGTCTTCCTCTCTTCACGCGCGGCATCGCAGACTCGCAATCTCAGGAGAGCGATCCCAGCTCTCCCGCCGAACAGCGCGACGATGCCAAGCGAAACTTCCTAAAGACGATGCGAGCACTGCCCACCCAGCATTATTGGAACGTCTACTTCGACCGACAGGCCAAGGAAGGGGAAAGCGGTGATCAGTATCACTCGGGGCTGGAGCAGCTCGGTACCCAGATCGAGTCGGTGCAGGACTTTTGGCGCTATGCCAACAATACTCCTGTCGGAAATATTGGTGTTCGAGAGTCTTTGTATCTTTTCAAGTCAGGCTTCCGCCCTGTCTGGGAGGACCGACGCAATATTCTGGGTGGAAGTTGGACATTCCGCTTCCCTAAGAGCATAGGACCTGATGTGTGGACTCGTGTTCAGCTCCTCGCTATTGGCGAGAAACTCCAGAGTGTTCTCGACGACGGTACGAACTATGACCACAATGGACGCACTTGTGCTAACTTCTACTTAGACGACCAGCTTTGCGGTGTCGGTCTCTCCGTCCGCTTCAACTCCCACCTCATCACCGTATGGCACCGCGACGCCTCCAAGAAGAACTCGAtcgacaacatcgtcaagtgCATCATGGAGGAGCTCCCTCCCGAGATGCAACCCAAGCCTGACGCATACTACTATAAACGCCACTCAGACCACGCTGGCTTCAACCCTCCCCCGGAGCTCAAGGTCGTACTCGACTCCCGCCGacaggaagaggagaagctcgctgccgctgccgctgccgccaaGGGTGGTGACGCCAAGCCAGCGGTGACGGTCGAGTCTCCGCAATGATTTTCACGAAAGTTACGACGTCTGGTTTTGCGCTGCTATATAGTTCAGGTTCATTTCAGGTAGTTGGGTTGACATAGTGTCTGGGAGTGTGTGCTTGTTAGCTCACGTATCCCCTCCCGTCCCGTCACTGTCACCTATGGGGCATGCATGCATCTGATAAGGCGTTTCAGAATTAGGTGTGATTATACATATGTATTGGCCAGGACCGTTGATCCTGAAGAACCTAGCGCTTTTGAGATTGTGAAATTAGATTTGGAAACAGTGAATGCGTACAGCTGCCCCTCAACTGCTGATATAGACACTGAATGTCTGAAACCTCCGTTTATGAACTCATCAAGGTCCCTCCAAAGAAGCCTCGACTCAGTAATGCGcactttactattataataattatcaTGTACCTTGATCTGCAAGCGGAAATGGGTGATTAGCAGTCAGCGTCTTATCCCTCGTGTCGGGATTCTTACCTCTCTTTCAATGCAGCATTGCAACTCTTGGATCGATTCCGCTTCGTCTCATGGTATTAGCTCCCCCAAGTCGTACAAGGCAAGTTTCGTTTGTTCGTAAATCGTAACACAGTGGCTCCTCCTGGAAGCTGGAGAATCACCTCCAAACACCAGCACTCTTCATGACTccatcaaactcctcaacGCCCACTCCCCTAGCAACACCTACGCCGCCGTTCGCCTCGAGAATCATATCCTTGAGTAGTTCctcatcgacatcctctTTGAGCACAGCAGCAACACGCCGCAGGTGTGCAAGGGTAATGGGTCCATCCTGACCATTTGTGAATAGTCGAAAAGCTTCCTCGACTTCTGCACGATGGGCGTCCGAGTCGTGCTCTCTTGTATGGAATTTGAGGGCGCAGATTGCGAAGAAAGGTTCAAATGTCGCGTATCCGTCGTTTTCTGGATCCAGGATCGATATAAATTCTTTGAGCTCTGCGTGGGAAGAGGGTGGAACACCGAGGGCTCTAATTAAACAAGCATATGTCAGCCAAGGACGCAAAGGCGTCCTCACATGGTTACTTACACGAGTGCAGACTTAACGTCGTCGATAGGCAAGACTCCATGCTTCTCGCCGTCCATTGGCTCTGCAAAGAGACTGAACGCCTCACGGATCTCGCCCTCTTCTTGCGCAGTCACATTATGCTCCTTTGCAAGTTTGGATTGTCGCGTCTTGGGTGCGGCGGTTGCGCTGGTCGCGGGAGCCTTGCGCTTTGGAGGCTAAAGGATTCTGTTAGGCCTTGTCTTGACTGGTATAAGGTCAGATTATGCATTACCATTTGCGCTTGCGAAGAAGGGACAACAAGCACTGATACGCAGTCGCGATGATTGATGTCACGATAGGTGCTTTGTGGTGACGATGGTGAATTTGGCGCCCGCGACGGACAGTGCACCAGTACCGTCTAGAGTCTCTATTCAAACTGTACGGGTCCTTCTCTCAAATgagttttaataaattttcCCTTACAGACCCAGACCATTTCCCTTTAACAATCTATGTCAACATTTCCACAGTCTTTCTGGACTGATTTCACAATGCACTCGCGCTCTCTTGGAGAATAATCACCGCGGAGTACTCTACGGTTTGTTTACCTATGCCTGCTACGCCGCTACCGTACATACTCGGATCTCGACGCCGACAGCTCTTCTCGATATCGTGATGTTCCCTCAATATTCGCTTCTAAAAATGCTAGAGCTTGCCGCTTTGAAATCACTACAGCGAGCAAGTGTGGACAGTGAAGCAAAATCAAAACAAGCCTCGTCGGACAACTTCAAACCGACGTGGTTCCAGCGGGTAGCAAGCGATGCCGTGTCTTTGAAGACAGGCACCTAGCGATCCATGGAGACACACAATTTGTAGTGCTTGGTTTtcaataaagttaattattcgCTCAGAATACTCGCTCGCCCTATGCAGCTCATCTTCACCCATATGCTTCCTTTCTCCTGGGTCCTGGCCAATCTGTTATCAGCCATCTATATCTTGGCCTCTGGCTCTCTTTAGACTGGTCAGCCATGAAAGGATACAGGATCGTGAGGAACTGCTACTACTTACTCACTTGAAGTTGTTCTTCATTTCGCGTAACTTGGCCATAACTGCCACAGGCTCCGTCTCGCCTGTCTGCTTCTGAATCTCGGGATCCTGTGATGGTTAGTTTGGTATCCTAACATGTTCAACAACTTTGACGAACCTCGACCCTCATAAAGACGTTGTGTTCCTATGCAAAGTCAGCCGTTTCGTATCGAAACAAGTCGTGGATTTGAGCTACCTTTTCGTCTCCGATGGTAAACTTGCCAGTGGTGACCTTATTGTTCTCGGCGAAGGAGTGGAGCTTCTGGACAGCATCGCGCTGAGAAACAGATGCGGCAAACTTGACATTGGCCTTGGTATACTCATGTCCCGGCTATCATAATATGAGCGTCGACGTACTTTTGTGTTGGCTTCGAACTTACATAAACCACAGTGTCATCAGGCAACGCCGCAAGACGCTTGTTCAAAGCCTCGTGCATCTCCTCCGCATTGCCCTCGAAGAATCTTCCACATCCTGTCCATTATCAGCACAGGCTCAAGACATCCTTGTGCACATCTGAGGTTTGCTCAAACTTACCGCCAATGAAAAGGGTATCACCCGTGAAGACAGCTTTGTCCTTTCCGTCTTCCACAAAGAAGCAGATGCTGTCCTGAGTGTGGCAAGGTGTATGCACACCCTTGAAGGTGATGTCGCCGAGCTTGAAGGTCTCGCCGTGACCTGGTGTCTTCGTAACACCATCGCAGTCTTTGCCGCCAATTATGTCTATCTTGGGGTTGTCCAGCTCAGCAAGCTTGTGGGTGTCAACAAGTTTTCATGGGGCATCATTCTGGGGGGTCTTACCAGCTTCTTGTTGCCTCCTGCATGATCCCAATGGCAGCAAGGAGATCAGTCTAGGTCGGGAGAAATTGGCAGTTAATGATACTCACTGATGGGTGTTGACAATGGCTGTCAAGTTGATCTTCCCCGCCTTGATAGCCTCCTTTAGGATAGGCGCAACCCTGCACTATAcatcagcagcttctcaGATATTCTCAGGATGGTTACTATGTACTCGGGAGGGTTTGCGGGATCAACGATGACGGCGTCCTTGGACTTATCGTCAACTACCAGGTAAGCGTAGTTGTTGGAGCTTCCCTCCCCTATTGAAATCAGTTTCAAGGTCCTCGACTTCAAAAGGGATTCTTTGGACACTTGGCATACACATGGGAATTGACTGGATATGCATGGCGCGGGTAGCAACAAGCTACATCATCTCAGCTGGGCACACCTTTGGAGTTGAACAACTGACTCACAGCACTAGATAGAAATCCAATTTTCTGTCTGAGAAATGGCCGACTTGTAGCGATTCTATACATAAGTAGGTCTCTGTAAATGTCAAGGCCGGTCGGTTGAAGGCGGATGCGCTGTAACAGAACAAGATCGAATGAGACGTGAGT
Coding sequences within it:
- a CDS encoding hypothetical protein (EggNog:ENOG41) encodes the protein MSSRLPLFTRGIADSQSQESDPSSPAEQRDDAKRNFLKTMRALPTQHYWNVYFDRQAKEGESGDQYHSGLEQLGTQIESVQDFWRYANNTPVGNIGVRESLYLFKSGFRPVWEDRRNILGGSWTFRFPKSIGPDVWTRVQLLAIGEKLQSVLDDDDQLCGVGLSVRFNSHLITVWHRDASKKNSIDNIVKCIMEELPPEMQPKPDAYYYKRHSDHAGFNPPPELKVVLDSRRQEEEKLAAAAAAAKGGDAKPAVTVESPQ
- a CDS encoding hypothetical protein (EggNog:ENOG41), whose product is MPPKRKAPATSATAAPKTRQSKLAKEHNVTAQEEGEIREAFSLFAEPMDGEKHGVLPIDDVKSALVALGVPPSSHAELKEFISILDPENDGYATFEPFFAICALKFHTREHDSDAHRAEVEEAFRLFTNGQDGPITLAHLRRVAAVLKEDVDEELLKDMILEANGGVGVARGVGVEEFDGVMKSAGVWR